One Triticum dicoccoides isolate Atlit2015 ecotype Zavitan chromosome 3B, WEW_v2.0, whole genome shotgun sequence genomic window, TTGATTCCTTTCTATAACGACGTTACTTGATATACCGAAGATCGATCTGCATGATTTGTATATATTTGGCAGATAAAACCCGGAATTAGATTAGTGGGCTAAAAATGGTTTAAATAAATTGATGGATAGAAAAGTCGATGGGGAGGTTTAGCTGGAATGGAGGCGATGCTACTAACTCACCATGGAGTATAGGTctgtgccgattctgatagtatgcCGAGATCAAAATAATAGGTTGGTAATAGAAAAAATGAGTAAAAAAAAGGTAACCAAAAAAATGAAACTTAGGGGGAAAACAAAAACTTAAAACGTGCGCACAAGTCAAATGGGCTAGGCTACTTTGATTATAGTTGATATTTTtgtaagatttgatttgatttgggtaTGAGTAGTGGAAGGCAATGAAATTTTGGTTTTAGTTGAGATTTTGTTTAAATatgatttgattgagttaatgcatAATGTTTTTTTTAGAAAGTGCCAATTTGGTTGGATTTTGTTCTGGGAAAGTATCGATTCTGATAGTATGCCGAGAACAAAATAATAGGTTGGTCATAAAAAAATGAAACCAGAAAATGAATAGAAATAAACGCGCACATGCCTCAAATGGGCCAGTCAACTTTGATTTTATTTGATGTTTGagtaagatttgatttgatttaaTTTGGGTATGACTAGTGGAGGACAAGGAAAGTATGGATTTAGTTGAGATTTTTTTTTAAGATTTGATTTGAATGTGTTAATGCACTACATTGTTTCAGGAAAGTGCTaatttgattgagttaatgcatGCATCAAGTAGGCTAGCACAAATTGGCCGCGCTTCATCGGAAGGTCACATGTATAACACTCATAGACGTAATATATGATTTGCAGAGGGGTCGGTGGGAGTAGAGATTTTTTTTAagatttgatttgaataagttaatgCATGACATTGTTTTGGGAAACTGCTAATTTGATTAAGTTAATGCATGtgtcaaatgggctggcccaaaTTGACCGCGCTTGATCGAAAGGTCGCCAGTATGCTCACAGACGTAATATAGAGTTTGTCAAGGGGTTGGTGAGAGGTGAGACGAGACTATTAGCTTTtcctttaggagtagagattatttGACATCATGTCGGCCATGTGTAGTATACTTTGCTTTTTTAGTATACACGTGATACTGAACCAATATACAATACCAAAATGCATTTAAAGTATAAAAAAATAAGATGTCACTGCTCCCATCTAACTGCAGTCTTTTTACTGAAATTCTGAAAATATTTCATGTTACAAAGGTTGATAAACCATGGAAAAAGACGATTGCGAGAAATTTCAGTTACATTAGATATTTTGCATTTTCTTAGATCTATATGATCCAAGCATTATATCACTAATCTTTTCGAGTTTAATTAAAGTTAAATGTAATTCTGATTCTGAAAACTACAACCCATGAACACACATAATGACGACTGATGAGAGAGGGCGGCCGTACAGAAGAGAGATAGAGACGGCGGTCTGCAGATTCTTTGAGCACACCCACGCCCACGCACTGGGTGGCAGGGAAATAAATAGCAGGACCTGCCCACACTACGCACACGACGAAACATactcttcgtctccgcccaacaccCCATCGTCTCCGTCTCTATTCATTCACTTGGAGCCTCACCTGACATCTTGCGCTCCCTTTTCTCGTTCTTCGTCTTCCATCCTCGACCCATTTGCACTTGCGTCGAGTGAGCGCTAATTTTGGGCCGTTTCTATATTAAGCACGGCAAAATATCGTTTCCGTCCCCGACGACTATATAATTCCCGCGGAGGCGGTCACCGACTCACCGTAATACCAGTGCTCGATCGCTCGCTTCACGAGCTCCCTGGGTCTGGGTGGGGAGGTTGACCAGGGCACCTCCCGGATCCTGAATTAAGGCCACCGTTCGTTTTCCCTCCCATCCCTTCCCCTCCCTTGCATTTAGCCTCTCTCCGTTGTGGGGCGAGCCGCGCGCGGGCCATTTTCCCAACCGTCGTTCCGGTGGTGGCCGGGCGCGAGGTTGCGGTGAGTGACTCATGGGCATCCAGGTCGCGCCCCCCTCCTCTTCTCTGGGCGCCGGATGCATGAGGCTGTCGAggtccccgtcgtcgtcgtcgctggcgaCCTGGAGCGCCGGCATCGCCCGCCGGCGCGCCGGGCACGCGATGGTTACGCGCGCCCTCAGTGCCAGCATCGACAGCGTCGGCAGCCACGGCGGGGATGACGAGGAGTTCCTGAGGAGGATCCAGGAGCTCGCTGTCGGGCTGCACCCGGGCGCCGGCGGCTGCGGCTGGCCGGCGAGCGTAGAGCGGAGCGCCAGCAGCGTCGGTCTGCCGCTGTCGCTCAGGATGCTCAAGCGCAAGAAGCGGCAGCAGGGGCAGCGCGGCCGGTGGGACGAGCGGCTGCTCGACCGCGCGGGCGAGTCCGGCTCCGGCCGCGGTGCGGTGGGGCGAGCGTTCTCGTCCATGGTGCTCATCATCCGGGAGCTCCAGAGCTTCGCGCTGCAGATGCGGCAGGCGCTCTTCTACGAGGACATGCAGAGCGTGCTCGCGCGCGTGCACGCCGAGATGGACGCCTCCTTCGTCTGGCTCTTCCAGCACATCTTCGCCGGCACCCCCGCCCTCATGGTCTCCGTCATGCTCCTCCTCGCCAACTTCACCGTCTACTCCATGGGTGACAACATCGCGATGGCGGCCAACCTCCCGCCTCCCCAGCCCACCGTGGCGGCCGTCGCAATGCTCGACGCCCAGCACGCGGAGCAGTCCCGTCCCGATCAGCGGTTCGACAGTGTGTCGCTCAACATGTTCTCCATTGGCCGCACGGCCTCGGTGGACGGGAacagcggcggcggtggcaaggCTCCGCCGGTTGCCGGGGCCACCGGCGACGATCGCTCGGACGAATCCTCGTACCGGCAAAGCGGCGCGGTGCTTCCCCAGGACGAGTCACAGGCGACGCCGGTGGGGGCGGCCGCGGAGGACACGGAGGACGAGCTGGTCATCTGGAAAAGGATAGCCGACGAGGCGACGAGAATGCAGGCGAGCGTGCGCGTGGAGGCTCTGATGGACCCGGACATCCTGGGGCAGCTCGTCGCGCCGGTGGAGGCGAAGCTGGACACGGAGGACGTGGCCGACTACGCGAGGACGGAGCAGAGATACGCGATGGCCGTGTCCGAGGAGCCCAGCAACGCGCTGCTGCTCGCCAACTTCGCGCAGTTCCTGTACCTGGTGCAGCGCGATCACGACCGGTAGGCGCCGCGCCATGGCGCCATCAAACTGTTCGACACAATGTCATCGTTTTTTCACCGTCGCTGACGGGCGGTGGTTTCTTCATGGTCGCAGGGCGGAGCACTACTTCAAGCGGGCGGTGCGCGCGGAGCAGCCGGCGGACGCGGAGACGCTGGGGTGGTACGCGACGTTCCTGTGGAAGGCGCGCAACGACCTGGCGGCCGCGGAGGAGACGTTCCAGGAGGCCATCGCCGCCGAGCCGAGCAACGGGCACCACGCGGCGGCCTACGCGCACTTCCTGTGGAACACGGGCGGCGAGGACACATGCTACCCCCTCGACTGACGCGCGCGCCCGCCGGCCGGCCTCCGAGATCCAGCAGCACACCACGTCGATACGTCCCAGAACACGAAGAAAAAGAGTATAGTAGAAAGAAAGAGAGGATTTTTTTACTCCACCACCCGCAAGAAGTCCACGCACTTCTCTTCCCATGTGCTTGGCCAACCACGAAgcaaatactagtactactacgctTGCAAGTGCAGCTTATACATTCACACGGCACAGCGCAAGAATCTCTCGTTTTACTTTGGCTTGTTTACGGGGAGAGCTGAGAGGAGGGGTGCAATGGTCGGTGCATGCCGCGATGAATGTTCGGCGGCTTGCTTCCTCTTCCCCTTTCTGGAAATCCGGCGAGTGGGGGCAGTTGGCCGGAGACGGCGGGAGGGCGAGGGTGTGGTAGATCGGGCTCGCGGCTCCACGGGTTTGTCGGTTGCGCTCGGCCGTGGGTTCCCCTAGTAGCCGTACGTGTCCGTTCCGCTGGTGTCGCGTGTCACTCTATCTCCATGGCCGTGGATGCTTGCGGAGTCACGGTGTGGTGGAAAGTGGTGATGTGAGGCTAGCCTGTCGTACTATAGATATGGTATAAAGTAGAGGGAATCCGCTCCAGTATACAGCAGCAATTTGGCCGCATGTAACTCTGCACATGAACAAGCAATGAGAATATCTCCAGTTCTCCCCTGAAAAAATCCTGCATCAAGCAAcacgcatctctctctctctctctctctctctctctctctctctctctctctctctctctctctcaatagaATGCATCAGCATGCATTTCATAGAGAGGAAAGATTCTTCGGAAGGCTCATTTTCCTAGAGAAATGACAGGATGAGAGAGATTCCACTTCAGCAAATTGCGTTTTTATCCATTATCTTAATGGCTAATGTACGGGAGCTGCTGAACTTTTAGCTTAATTTCTTAGTCTGTTGCTGGCTTTTCAGGTGTCTTTAGTAGTATACAATACTCGATGTTCCATACTCTATTGTACTGACATTTGAAAAGTTGGTTGTCGTCTAAACCAGTTTTTGAATTTCGATTAGCTGGGATTTCCGTTGATTGGAAATCCCATCTCTTAGCAACTAAGCGAACCATATGTCATATTTAAGGTGCAAGTGAGCCTTTAGTAAAAGCAGCAGCATGATGCTGCATAGATAATTTAAAAGGCAATAAAAGTGCAAATATCAGACCCTCGTGCGCACATTCTTTCACAAAATTTGTTATGTAAGCACAAGAGGGGAGATCGCTTGAATAATGAACTGAAAGCCAAAATTCACCCAATTCCTGGCTAGCAGCCTAGCAGGCAAAACTATGAACTGTAGTCAAGACCCTTGGTCTATATttgacgaaaaagggtttcccccgctttgtattacaaagcaacaacCGATACAtccaacgataggtgctggggcTGCAGCACAAATAAGcccaaagaaaaacaaagaagaaaggaagagaaacaaatgccaacaacggcagatCGACGAAACGAAGATGACCGGCGACCGCTGCACCCTCCGGAGAAGTACCACCACGTTCCCAGCACCCGAAACGCcgcgtaccaagcaacaccttcaagaaggaggcgacgatgacgccgctgctgcccggactagtcctagggtttcccccgatacgCAGGAGGGCAGTGAGGGGAGGGGTGTACCCCATGCCCTTCAGGAAGGTCCGACGGCACCCACAGGCGTCGCCGCGTCGAGGCCGGACAAGCCGCTAGAGATTTCTCCCAACCCAAACCCCCACCACCACCCCAGACGAATCATAGTGCACCGCCCATCGCGCCGCCCACCAACATGTTCCACCACGATCACCGGATCAACTCCGCTGTCCCCCTGAGGTCACCGACACGAGACCTGGAGGATGGGAGAAGGGAGAGTGTCCTTGGGGGCAGCCGCAACATCACCGACGTGAGGGGACAACCACCACCGCCACCGTGGAGCCGACCGGACGCGCGGACAAGGGACCTGCCAGGCACCGAGACCCGGCCGAATCCAACAGGGTCCGGACAGCCCCTGCCGTCACGCTGCAGCTCATCGGCCGACGAAGCCGCCACCGCCCGCAGACCACCGCCACTTCACCACCAACCAGGGAGCAGCGCCGCCACGCACCGAGTCGCCGGCCCGCCCTAGCCCAGATGGGGCccgaaagggcccagatctgggccNNNNNNNNNNNNNNNNNNNNNNNNNNNNNNNNNNNNNNNNNNNNNNNNNNNNNNNNNNNNNNNNNNNNNNNNNNNNNNNNNNNNNNNNNNNNNNNNNNNNNNNNNNNNNNNNNNNNNNNNNNNNNNNNNNNNNNNNNNNNNNNNNNNNNNNNNNNNNNNNNNNNNNNNNNNNNNNNNNNNNNNNNNNNNNNNNNNNNNNNNNNNNNNNNNNNNNNNNNNNNNNNNNNNNNNNNNNNNNNNNNNNNNNNNNNNNNNNNNNNNNNNNNNNNNNNNNNNNNNNNNNNNNNNNNNNNNNNNNNNNNNNNNNNNNNNNNNNNNNNNNNNNNNNNNNNNNNNNNNNNNNNNNNNNNNNNNNNNNNNNNNNNNNNNNNNNNNNNNNNNNNNNNNNNNNNNNNNNNNNNNNNNNNNNNNNNNNNNNNNNNNNNNNNNNNNNNNNNNNNNNNNNNNNNNNNNNNNNNNNNNNNNNNNNNNNNNNNNNNNNNNNNNNNNNNNNNNNNNNNNNNNNNNNNNNNNNNNNNNNNNNNNNNNNNNNNNNNNNNNNNNNNNNNNNNNNNNNNNNNNNNNNNNNNNNNNNNNNNNNNNNNNNNNNNNNNNNNNGCGTTGTGGCGGCCGACGGAggcgggagggggcggccggcggcggcggcggcggctgggggagCGGGGCTAACCCTAGTCGCGGGAGCCGGGCCACTCACCGAATTCTTATTCGAGTCTAGGCCCCTTTGGTCTATATTTGCAAGGTGTGATTTTGCTGACGGCATTTGCAAAGTGTACATGCAAAGAGCTGGAGGCGTACGTCCAATGCAGCTTCAAACATTGCTTTAAGTTATCGATTACTTACAGTTGCAGTGCTTATGAACTGATCGTGTATATGTATATT contains:
- the LOC119277641 gene encoding uncharacterized protein LOC119277641 produces the protein MGIQVAPPSSSLGAGCMRLSRSPSSSSLATWSAGIARRRAGHAMVTRALSASIDSVGSHGGDDEEFLRRIQELAVGLHPGAGGCGWPASVERSASSVGLPLSLRMLKRKKRQQGQRGRWDERLLDRAGESGSGRGAVGRAFSSMVLIIRELQSFALQMRQALFYEDMQSVLARVHAEMDASFVWLFQHIFAGTPALMVSVMLLLANFTVYSMGDNIAMAANLPPPQPTVAAVAMLDAQHAEQSRPDQRFDSVSLNMFSIGRTASVDGNSGGGGKAPPVAGATGDDRSDESSYRQSGAVLPQDESQATPVGAAAEDTEDELVIWKRIADEATRMQASVRVEALMDPDILGQLVAPVEAKLDTEDVADYARTEQRYAMAVSEEPSNALLLANFAQFLYLVQRDHDRAEHYFKRAVRAEQPADAETLGWYATFLWKARNDLAAAEETFQEAIAAEPSNGHHAAAYAHFLWNTGGEDTCYPLD